One window of Athalia rosae chromosome 4, iyAthRosa1.1, whole genome shotgun sequence genomic DNA carries:
- the LOC105684420 gene encoding trichohyalin isoform X7 — protein MKVSKSSWRCSKTKEWELKATNETLKSLQTQLELAYASTASSGAPVAGITSSGTGNAMTGTILGGSVAVPGGVPGSTTLTAILETKDARIQTLEKEIGLLEGELQRIRECGGKLREQLLRATAVPGGISSVTNNNHTSGLSSCLAGISAGVTTGVSNPYTERYAATNDPKHHISAVQLHHPSSHQHQHQHQHQHHHHNKQIESSAAAAAGALALHAHTFNKHDMNFKRQLDEFRAEVQRRDQEILGMSAKMKTLEEQHQDYQRHIAVLKESLCAKEEHYNMLQADVEEMRQRLEEKNRLIEKKTQAAMDAQQDRNRMNTELIELKDHMDIKDRKINVLQRKIENLEDLLKEKDNQVDMARARLTAMQAHHCSSEGALSSLEEAIGDKEKQMTQLREQRDRAEQEKQEERELHERELAEYKMKLHALESEVEKLGARLERAQAEKDRLETKLESSQSELGKSKAELDKAASEVGRSGADWEAAKQRLTRLELENERLRHDLERSQTTFGRSTLNSSQEMDRIQERAEKSSAELRRAQAELRVTQADNERARAEATALQEKVEKSQGEVYRLKARLENAQGEQESLREEYDRAQASVARLHSERDKAVGELEKAREELERTQATLGKAQLTQDKVQNLLDKAQSEVDKLQERLDKSQGEVRRMQLEKEKQNYDFENVQSQLDKALGQSARMQKEREAIQLEVDRLHDKYEKAQMVMQRLQKERDNFQEEMEKLHERLEFQQTQQVKLQREKENVLSELDLIKERWEKAHALHQKLTLERDDALTEIEILKDKFEKAQYGASKAYEERENASKEFEKMREKYDRAQSEVYRLQNKIDVMEADKDHLELEVEKQQTLATKGREEARKAQEELARVQEMYDRAALQLGRTKEHEEKSKEDLDRLTVDLEMVRERYEKSQIELRRHQNEREKLVADNERVAFELERAHSQLAKAQAATEKTQEELARMQLEIEKMYEKHDRQQAEVRKAQAEAERLRSEAEAAREESERYAARFGKYQENQERQKEDHERAKLEVERLRDRLDKTLLELERARKAEQDASRLRADLERAEGVRGKYQFEQEKWQTEGSRLQQDVEKLRERLEGREAEIKRSQSVIEQLEAKLHETQLQLERSRDEAAKVTAAQEKNRAEMERAKIETEKIRDRHDKLKAKADALEADNEKLRVEIVRLERLMQTEGKSRSESASIEVERLRASLDKAIVARDQVELEAGRLAKELEKSQMHLAKYQENNEASKKELDRLSAELTRLHEEREALRQDLRRGQHQQQQAGAEELSRIQHELQQVQRERDKMAAILENREKHSEKIEKIKEKLEAEAKQLQVERDQLVIQLEKSQDMLMNFQQELNTSEAELTELRRLHQLQQQRAHSQTPDKAAKEALDSQMREVQRLTQQVQNLGQTQAKEKQRADQAEKRAQELQKQLVARGGESEAQLEQWRKLVDTEKHRADNAERTASELQKRVQGMERQIHAQQQQIQQMQASLQQASVVQAQTAQQNQQNQQSGQEADRLRKELERAKEETKQANAERELFQTQLEMLCQQLKQNQVDLHEANKKLQAGAAKAGADFSQDRKHLDEQKRQIDEQRKQLEDRIKAIDQKSRSVEEKEKALQNLDQDLKKRKAKMDQLEQQLQRSGGSPDKRVAELQKILEKTEKDLEKAKEDSGRSATEMERLLQLVQMSQEEQNSKEKQIRDLQEALRVAQAKAKQAASAQQQEVQSMKIRDKLASKSSLNYPNNEESTNWKLDIDEKNGRIMELEREVMELENFLKDHSDTSGIKELKLQIERRNNRIEELEEAITEFEDFLKHNPDVKDLHDLKQEINNKNHRIQELENRVHKNEDKDLRVNKARIMELEEMVTHLEDYVKQHNVDVLKQKLKDREDRIEQLQLLINSLEKQLLCSEEISRGQNIHGKEYDVRDNRIMELKREISEKDENVSKTEEDNLQLPETAKCYKCDNLVEMKKKISEMELIISTKDNNIQEYEEEIVQWQDKLSRLQKQMAELERELGEYEAEDIGVLKEEIKVRDERIGQLEDEIDSLERAFGEQMDLEQIEELVNVVRQKEENEKHLNQLMSAKQDKIEELSTALRESVIIASDGERKLKHEEMQKRTCMQRIEKLEQRLASLQTSVAVKCPTCKPLLSKLQRSEKKLHNLTEERTTQLEELHNMKREALEAAVSEKDAHLALLELSGIKTEKQAEQADNLRADRTRLLEKLKEENERSIALSIESSSPNTTPFLTDILDLSNSEDDEQCQQHIALGGLKQKTNGNTNDHRVGVEQGAQAITTLK, from the exons cTGGACGAATTCCGAGCAGAAGTACAACGCAGAGATCAGGAGATTCTTGGAATGTCAGCGAAGATGAAGACCCTAGAAGAACAGCATCAAGACTATCAAAGGCATATCGCTGTTCTCAAGGAATCTTTATGCGCGAAGGAAGAACACTATAACATGCTACAAGCTGAC GTGGAAGAAATGCGACAGcgactcgaagaaaaaaatagactcATCGAGAAAAAGACCCAAGCTGCTATGGATGCTCAACAGGATCGCAATCGGATGAATACCGAACTTATAGAGCTGAAAGATCACATGGATATCAAGGATCGCAAGATCAATGTACTCCAGCGTAAG aTTGAGAATCTTGAGGACCTTCTCAAAGAGAAGGATAACCAGGTTGACATGGCCAGGGCTCGCTTGACTGCGATGCAAGCTCACCATTGCAGCAGTGAAGGAGCTTTAAGCAGTTTGGAAGAAGCAATCGGTGATAAAGAAAAGCAAATGACACAGCTCCGTGAACAGCGAGACCGTGCAGAACAAGAGAAACAGGAGGAGAGAGAACTCCATGAAAGAGAACTTGCAGAATACAAAATGAAACTTCATGCCTTAGAATCAGAG GTCGAAAAACTTGGTGCTCGTCTGGAGCGGGCTCAGGCTGAAAAAGATCGTTTGGAAACTAAACTAGAGAGTTCTCAGTCTGAATTAGGGAAAAGCAAAGCTGAGCTTGACAAGGCAGCATCCGAAGTGGGTCGCAGTGGTGCCGACTGGGAAGCAGCTAAGCAACGTCTGACTCGTCTAGagttggaaaatgaaagattaaGACACGACCTGGAAAGATCTCAAACGACTTTTGGCAGAAGCACATTGAACTCGTCTCAAGAAATGGACAGAATTCAAGAGCGTGCAGAAAAATCTTCCGCAGAACTACGAAGGGCGCAGGCTGAACTCAGAGTAACTCAAGCGGACAACGAACGAGCCAGAGCTGAAGCCACTGCTCTTCAAGAAAAG GTTGAGAAGAGTCAAGGCGAAGTTTATCGACTGAAAGCACGCTTGGAGAATGCTCAAGGCGAGCAGGAAAGTTTACGTGAAGAATACGACCGAGCTCAAGCTTCCGTAGCGCGTCTTCATTCAGAGCGTGATAAGGCCGTTGGCGAGTTAGAAAAAGCTCGAGAAGAATTAGAACGCACCCAAGCAACTTTGGGTAAGGCCCAATTGACACAAGATAAAGTACAGAATTTGCTTGATAAAGCTCAAAGTGAAGTCGACAAACTTCAAGAACGACTAGATAAGTCACAGGGAGAAGTGCGCAGA ATGCAACTAGAGAAGGAAAAGCAAAACTACGATTTCGAAAACGTGCAGAGTCAACTGGACAAGGCTCTTGGTCAGTCAGCTAGAATGCAGAAGGAACGCGAAGCTATACAATTAGAGGTTGATCGTCTGcatgataaatatgaaaaggCCCAG ATGGTAATGCAACGTCTacagaaagaaagagataACTTCcaggaagaaatggaaaaacttcACGAAAGATTGGAATTCCAACAAACTCAACAAGTAAAATTACagcgtgaaaaagaaaatgttctATCAGAGCTTGACTTGATTAAAGAACGATGGGAAAAGGCGCATGCTTTACACCAAAAACTTACT CTTGAACGAGACGACGCGCTTACTGAGATAGAGATTCTTAAAGACAAATTTGAAAAGGCTCAGTATGGAGCCAGTAAAGCTTATGAGGAACGAGAAAATGCCagcaaagaatttgaaaaaatgcgcGAAAAATACGacag GGCCCAAAGTGAAGTATATCGTCTGCAAAATAAGATCGATGTTATGGAGGCAGACAAAGATCATTTGGAGCTAGAGGTCGAAAAGCAACAAACTTTGGCTACCAAAGGTCGTGAGGAAGCACGTAAAGCGCAGGAGGAACTGGCCCGTGTTCAAGAAATGTACGACCGAGCTGCCCTTCAACTGGGTCGCACTAAAGAACATGAAGAAAAGTCAAAGGAAGATTTAGACAGACTAACAGTAGATCTAGAGATGGTTCGCGAGCGTTATGAAAAGTCTCAAATCGAGCTTAGGCGTCACCAAAATGAACGAGAGAAGTTAGTTGCAGACAACGAACGAGTAGCGTTTGAACTAGAAAGGGCTCATTCACAACTAGCTAAAGCACAGGCTGCAACTGAAAAGACTCAGGAAGAACTAGCTCGAATGCagcttgaaattgaaaaaatgtatgaaaaacaCGACAGGCAACAGGCAGAAGTCAGGAAAGCTCAGGCTGAAGCAGAGCGGCTACGTAGTGAGGCAGAGGCGGCCAGGGAGGAGTCGGAAAGGTATGCTGCAAGGTTTGGTAAATATCAAGAAAATCAAGAACGTCAAAAAGAAGATCATGAACGAGCGAAGCTGGAGGTTGAGAGGCTGAGGGATCGTTTGGACAAGACGCTACTTGAGTTGGAGAGGGCAAGAAAGGCTGAACAGGACGCTTCACGGCTCCGTGCGGATTTGGAACGTGCTGAAGGTGTACGAGGTAAATACCAGTTCGAGCAGGAAAAATGGCAAACTGAAGGTAGTAGGCTACAGCAGGACGTAGAGAAATTGCGCGAAAGACTAGAGGGCCGGGAAGCCGAGATAAAGAGGTCGCAATCCGTTATTGAACAATTGGAAGCAAAACTTCATGAAACCCAATTACAGTTAGAACGTTCCAGAGATGAAGCTGCGAAAGTAACAGCAGCACAAGAAAAGAATCGTGCTGAAATGGAGCGAGCTAAAATTGAGACTGAAAAAATACGTGATAGGCACGATAAACTTAAAGCCAAAGCTGATGCTCTTGAGGCGgacaatgaaaaattacggGTAGAAATTGTTAGATTAGAAAGGCTTATGCAAACCGAAGGGAAGTCAAGATCAGAGAGCGCGAGTATAGAAGTAGAACGTCTTCGGGCCAGTCTGGATAAAGCAATTGTGGCCCGAGATCAGGTTGAACTTGAAGCAGGCCGATTAGCGAAAGAACTGGAAAAGTCTCAAATGCACTTAGCCAAGTATCAAGAAAATAACGAGGCGAGCAAAAAAGAACTCGATAGATTGAGTGCAGAATTAACACGACTACATGAAGAAAGAGAAGCTTTGAGACAAGATCTTCGTAGAGGTCAACACCAACAGCAACAAGCTGGTGCCGAAGAACTATCAAGAATCCAGCACGAATTACAACAAGTGCAGAGGGAACGGGACAAGATGGCagcaattttggaaaatagagaaaaacattctgagaaaatcgagaaaatcaaagaaaagttGGAAGCAGAGGCCAAGCAATTGCAGGTTGAAAGAGATCAGTTGGTAATTCAACTAGAAAAATCCCAAGACATGTTAATGAACTTCCAACAAGAATTGAATACAAGCGAAGCTGAACTCACAGAACTTAGGAGGCTTCATCAGCTGCAACAACAACGTGCTCATTCTCAAACACCAGACAAGGCTGCCAAAGAGGCTTTGGATAGTCAAATGCGAGAAGTTCAGCGACTCACGCAACAAGTTCAAAACTTGGGTCAAACacaagcgaaagaaaaacaacgagCTGATCAAGCTGAAAAGCGTGCTCAGGAACTTCAGAAACAATTAGTTGCAAGAGGAGGAGAATCAGAGGCTCAGCTAGAGCAATGGCGCAAGTTAGTAGATACAGAAAAACACAGAGCGGACAATGCAGAACGGACAGCTTCTGAGCTACAGAAACGTGTTCAAGGTATGGAGAGGCAGATTCATGCACAGCAACAGCAAATCCAACAGATGCAAGCCAGTTTGCAACAGGCTTCTGTCGTACAAGCTCAAACAGCGCAACAGAATCAACAAAATCAGCAATCCGGACAAGAGGCTGACCGACTGCGGAAGGAACTTGAACGTGctaaagaagaaacgaaacaagCAAACGCAGAACGGGAACTTTTCCAGACTCAACTAGAGATGCTTTGTCAACAGCTGAAACAAAACCAG GTGGATTTGCACGAGGCGAACAAGAAACTCCAAGCTGGCGCAGCGAAAGCTGGCGCCGACTTTAGTCAGGATCGTAAACATTTGGATGAACAGAAGAGGCAGATAGATGAACAACGGAAACAACTAGAAGACCGTATCAAAGCCATAGATCAGAAGAGTAGAAgcgtagaagaaaaagagaaggcaCTCCAAAACCTTGACCAAGATCTCAAAAAGCGTAAAGCAAAAATGGACCAATTGGAGCAACAATTGCAAAGG AGTGGTGGGTCTCCTGATAAACGGGTTGCAGAACTGCAAAAGATtcttgaaaaaactgaaaaagatTTGGAAAAAGCTAAGGAGGACTCTGGGCGCAGTGCCACTGAGATGGAAAGGCTGTTACAGCTTGTTCAGATGTCCCAAGAGGAACAAAATTCAAAGGAGAAGCAAATCAGGGATCTACAAGA agcACTAAGAGTCGCACaagcaaaagcaaaacaaGCCGCAAGTGCACAGCAACAAGAG GTGCAAAGCATGAAGATTCGTGATAAGCTTGCTTCCAAGTCATCGTTAAATTATCCCAATAACGAAGAGTCAACTAACTGGAAGCTAGAtattgatgagaaaaatggCCGAATCATGGAATTGGAGCGTGAAGTGATGgagttagaaaattttttaaaggaTCACTCAGATACCAGCGGTATAAAAGAATTAAAACTTCAAATCGAACGTCGAAATAATCGTATCGAAGAATTAGAAGAAGCCATTACTGAGTTTGAAGATTTTCTAAAGCACAATCCCGACGTTAAAGATCTTCATGATTTGAAGCAggagataaataataaaaaccacAGAATTCAAGAGCTCGAAAATCGCGTACATAAGAATGAAGACAAGGACCTACGAGTAAATAAGGCCAGAATAATGGAATTAGAAGAAATGGTTACACATTTGGAAGACTATGTCAAACAACATAACGTAGATGTTCTGaaacaaaaactgaaagatCGAGAAGACAGGATAGAACAATTGCAACTACTCATCAATTCTCTGGAAAAACAGCTTTTGTGTTCTGAAGAAATTAGtcgaggtcaaaatattcaTGGAAAAGAATACGATGTGAGGGACAATCGAATAATGGAACTCAAAAGAGAAATATCTGAAAAGGATGAAAATGTTTCCAAAACAGAAGAAGATAATTTACAACTTCCAGAGACTGCTAAGTGTTACAAATGTGATAATTtagtagaaatgaaaaagaaaatctcagAAATGGAACTCATAATTTCCACAAAGGACAACAACATCCAAGAGTATGAAGAGGAAATTGTTCAATGGCAAGATAAGCTCTCCCGGCTCCAAAAACAGATGGCTGAATTGGAAAGAGAACTTGGCGAATATGAAGCTGAAGATATAGGAGTACTAAAGGAGGAAATCAAAGTTAGGGATGAGAGGATTGGGCAGTTGGAAGATGAAATTGATTCTTTGGAACGAGCGTTTGGTGAGCAAATGGATTTGGAACAAATCGAAGAACTAGTCAATGTCGTtcgacaaaaagaagaaaatgaaaaacatctAAATCAACTGATGAGCGCAAAACAAGACAAGATTGAAGAATTGAGCACAGCACTTCGAGAAAGTGTAATCATAGCCAGTGATGGGGAACGAAAATTGAAGCACGAGGAAATGCAAAAGCGAACATGCATGCAACGA ATTGAAAAACTGGAACAACGATTAGCATCTCTCCAAACATCTGTCGCTGTGAAATGTCCTACTTGTAAACCACTTTTATCAAAATTACAAAGATCCGAAAAAAAGCTTCACAATCTTACAGAGGAAAGGACGACGCAGTTGGAAGAATTGCACAATATGAA AAGAGAAGCCTTGGAAGCTGCAGTATCAGAAAAAGATGCACACTTAGCACTACTAGAATTATCCGGCATCAAAACAGAGAAACAAGCTGAACAGGCAGATAATTTGAGAGCGGATAGAACGAGATTGTTAGAAAAACTGAAGGAAGAG AATGAACGAAGTATAGCACTATCGATCGAGTCGTCCAGTCCGAACACAACGCCATTCTTGACAGACATTCTTGACCTATCGAACAGCGAGGATGATGAGCAATGTCAACAACACATTGCTCTGGGAGGCTTAAAGCAGAAAACAAATGGAAATACAAATGATCATAG AGTCGGAGTCGAGCAGGGAGCTCAGGCAATAACTACCCTTAAATGA